The following coding sequences are from one Bacteroides intestinalis DSM 17393 window:
- a CDS encoding rep family protein, with protein sequence TAQNVKKFLPVMKYLASEGREFYFVTLTLQNCVTDDARVLRDFMRRCNRMWADGIRTKHKFRSLGISGVIKKECTYHVVKKDLFSFHYHFHIIVDSLEAAKYVVAQWKKLHGSTVADARFQKYKKIEDFENAAIEVFKYASKASVSKSKGRDGKKKIQINYKALDMIYTAMHGMQRMSSFGQFRTMIGDEALNDFRDEDLVLNIEGLNVEDGCYTWYMSVKDKVADWYNMETGEALCCYKVTRKDELLQDIYLDEDIFPNSG encoded by the coding sequence AAACGGCACAAAATGTAAAGAAGTTCCTTCCGGTTATGAAGTATTTGGCTTCGGAAGGCAGAGAGTTTTATTTTGTGACGCTTACCTTGCAAAATTGTGTAACCGATGATGCAAGGGTATTGCGAGATTTCATGCGTAGATGTAACCGGATGTGGGCTGATGGTATAAGGACGAAACACAAGTTTCGTTCACTTGGTATTTCGGGGGTGATTAAGAAGGAGTGTACCTATCATGTAGTAAAAAAGGATTTGTTTTCGTTCCATTATCATTTTCATATTATTGTTGATTCATTGGAAGCTGCAAAATATGTAGTAGCCCAATGGAAGAAATTGCATGGTAGTACGGTTGCTGATGCCCGTTTTCAGAAATATAAGAAGATAGAGGATTTTGAAAATGCAGCGATAGAGGTTTTTAAGTATGCTTCAAAGGCTTCTGTCTCAAAATCGAAAGGTCGTGACGGTAAAAAAAAGATTCAGATAAATTATAAGGCTTTGGATATGATTTATACTGCCATGCATGGGATGCAGCGCATGAGTAGTTTCGGACAGTTCCGCACCATGATCGGAGATGAAGCGTTGAATGATTTTAGAGATGAGGATTTGGTTCTTAATATTGAGGGATTGAATGTTGAAGATGGTTGTTATACTTGGTATATGTCTGTGAAAGATAAGGTGGCTGATTGGTATAATATGGAAACTGGGGAGGCATTGTGTTGTTATAAGGTCACCCGGAAGGATGAACTTTTGCAGGATATTTATTTAGATGAGGATATTTTTCCTAATAGTGGGTAG